A window from Leptidea sinapis chromosome 11, ilLepSina1.1, whole genome shotgun sequence encodes these proteins:
- the LOC126966916 gene encoding DNA-directed RNA polymerase III subunit RPC2 isoform X2 — MERHGVTQVLSRLSYISALGMMTRVNSQFEKTRKVSGPRSLQPSQWGMLCPSDTPEGEGCGLVKNLALMTHITTECSEEPILRLACNAGVEDVRILGGEEINHPANYIVFLNGNILGVTRQYKKLIKIFRMFRRRGLISAFISIYPNHNQRTVYICSDGGRLCRPYIIVEKGLPLVKQKHINELKRRLRKFQDFLNDGMIEYLDVNEENDSYIATVEADIDPYVTTHLEIEPFTILGVCAGLVPYPHHNQSPRNTYQCAMGKQAMGTIGYNQKNRIDSLMYNLVYPQCPMVKTRTIELTNFDKLPAGQNATVAVMSYSGYDIEDALILNRASIDRGYGRCLVYKNAKTTMKRYSNQTSDRILGPSRDATTGKVIKAHDILDTDGIASPGEMVENRQVLINKQMPPANVTPVAQGQIQQIEYKDVPVTYKGPVESYVEKVMVSSNADEACLIKMLLRQTRIPEIGDKFSSRHGQKGVTGLIVQQEDMPFNDRGICPDMIMNPHGFPSRMTVGKTIELLAGKAGLMEGKFHYGTAFGGSKVKDVCKELEKHGYNYQGKDIFYSGLTGEPLEAYIYSGPVYYQKLKHMVQDKMHARARGPRAVLTRQPTEGRARDGGLRLGEMERDCLIGYGASMLLMERLMFASDAFSADICGACGRLASRAWCHACRSSARVASVEMPYACKLLFQELASMNIVPRLTLKRYC; from the exons ATGGAACGGCATGGTGTTACGCAGGTGTTAAGTCGTCTCAGTTATATCTCAGCCCTAGGAATGATGACTCGAGTGAACTCTCAGTTTGAAAAAACACGAAAGGTTTCTGGGCCGCGTTCATTACAACCCTCCCAGTGGGGCATGCTGTGTCCCTCTGATACTCCCGAAGGAGAGGGATGCGGTCTTGTGAAGAATTTGGCATTAATGACGCATATTACTACGGAATGCTCCGAGGAGCCTATCTTAAGATTGGCTTGCAACGCGGGAGTTGAAGATGTTAGAATATTGGGTGGTGAAGAAATTAATCATCCTGCTAATTATATAGTGTTTTTAAAtg gcAACATATTGGGTGTTACAAGACAATACAAGAAGCTCATCAAAATATTCCGCATGTTTAGACGTCGGGGACTAATATCGGCATTCATCTCTATCTATCCAAATCACAACCAAAGAACTGTGTACATATGTAGCGACGGTGGTAGGCTCTGTAGGCCGTATATCATTGTAGAGAAGGGATTACCTCTGGTCAAGCAAAAACATATAAATGAACTCAAAAGACGTCTGCGGAAATTCcaagactttctcaatgatGGCATGATAGAGTATTTAGATGTCAATGAAGAAAATGATAGTTATATTGCTACAGTAGAAGCTGATATAGATCCGTATGTGACAACGCATTTGGAAATTGAGCCGTTTACCATATTGGGTGTGTGCGCTGGCCTTGTGCCATATCCTCATCACAACCAGAGTCCAAGGAACACATACCAATGCGCTATGGGGAAACAAGCTATGG GTACAATTGGCTACAATCAAAAGAACAGAATCGATTCGTTGATGTATAATTTAGTATACCCTCAATGCCCAATGGTAAAAACAAGGACAATCGAATTAACAAACTTTGATAAATTGCCGGCTGGTCAAAATGCTACCGTAGCTGTGATGAGCTACAGCGGTTATGATATAGAAGATGCTCTGATTCTGAACAGGGCATCCATCGATCGTGGCTATGGGAGATGCTTGGTATACAAAAATGCAAAAACAACGATGAAAAGATACAGCAATCAAACATCTGATAGAATCTTGGGTCCATCGAGGGACGCTACTACTGGGAAAGTTATAAAAGCACATGACATATTGGACACTGATGGTATTGCATCTCCGGGCGAAATGGTCGAAAACCGACAAGTTCTGATCAATAAACAAATGCCTCCCGCCAACGTCACTCCCGTAGCTCAAGGACAGATTCAACAAATTGAATATAAAGACGTACCTGTAACATATAAGGGACCAGTGGAATCCTACGTTGAAAAGGTTATGGTCTCTTCTAACGCCGATGAGGCTTGTCTTATCAAAATGTTATTGAGGCAAACGCGAATTCCGGAGATTGGTGATAAGTTCAGTTCTCGGCATGGACAAAAAGGCGTCACAGGTCTTATTGTCCAGCAAGAAGATATGCCCTTCAATGATAGAGGAATCTGTCCAGATATGATCATGAACCCACATGGGTTTCCATCGCGTATGACAGTAGGAAAGACTATTGAATTGCTTGCGGGTAAAGCTGGTCTGATGGAAGGGAAATTCCACTATG gtACCGCTTTTGGAGGCTCTAAAGTAAAAGATGTCTGCAAGGAGCTCGAAAAACATGGTTATAATTATCAaggcaaagatatattttattcggGTTTGACGGGCGAACCTCTTGAGGCGTACATTTATTCTGGGCCG GTGTATTACCAGAAGCTGAAGCACATGGTACAAGACAAGATGCATGCCCGGGCGCGAGGGCCGCGAGCGGTTCTCACGCGGCAGCCCACAGAGGGGCGCGCGCGGGACGGGGGGCTGCGACTCGGGGAAATGGAGAGGGACTGTCTGATTGGCTACGGAGCGAG TATGTTGCTGATGGAGCGGCTCATGTTCGCGTCGGACGCGTTCAGCGCCGACATCTGCGGTGCGTGCGGCCGCCTGGCCAGTCGCGCCTGGTGCCACGCGTGTCGCTCGTCCGCGCGGGTCGCGAGCGTCGAGATGCCGTACGCGTGCAAGCTGCTCTTCCAGGAGCTGGCTTCCATGAACATAGTGCCGCGACTTACTCTTAAGCGTTATTGCTGA